In Equus przewalskii isolate Varuska chromosome 22, EquPr2, whole genome shotgun sequence, the following proteins share a genomic window:
- the LOC139078760 gene encoding spermatogenesis-associated protein 31D4-like gives MEFSHWNVLSFLNSPIELCLSICSAFLDTDPNLTFLCGLWLLLLFLCYLVGIPSLSTFWKTKAFQKRKGTAKRRRKGGTSGGWRRYKKETEDIRKLISILKSPSGQHHDTTRFRQLLCPDPSCEVCNSITAEVNRLLFLEDLEDDTLSVSSLASTASVTESSFTLSSAFSEVPPGGLTPAPTPEPSPTPPSILSPNPMTPLAEFHSPSPMGHSMPPESFPSLDSEFPVDHSPPQPLAFPPLPPHGTQTVDPFLQPEATLSVHTIFSLDSTLSQDVNLLPNVSQTMDPTDSLTCHHTPPTLSVSPPRDSALTVTQSDSLSTLLKPVLENSSPDSPGGLSTCVPPIKGTDPSSLSVSEFSSWKAHAKDLFPSTLAQCDFKQEFLALHSSGGFLRGDPANNLVEPGNLPFLSPDVLALLERQVQKRTDFLMRGSFPKELRPDYQLNSSEQMLESIADKHDSAFSLPLWNSKGKPKELLVHQQPPYPKASEDHLQQKHVQLFWGLPSMHSESLAPADHVSGDCSSIFIFTTIFNASTAEESPVLSHPLPLSLPEMQPQALPQTLPQSQPLPLSQVQPQAHLQSPLPILPSGPLPETQISGVCFHRPQNESESVISSEIEQLEWNVLQKQEESLWGLPSVVQRSREDFRPSAPSSPYLQASQAHVSTSIFPGEFPLSDELREKLDHHLRKRLIQHRWGLPRRIHESLSLMMPLRDFSEIPESEHNHGHSCVSLNKNLNGGLSHPGSFCERGSEMLQLEKDVGKDQGHSSENGPKADLLSDPESSSDNDLGCDSEKDLTSHMASLSGKNSRASSASLDQKQFKNVLEVQLSKNFEEINEGQLPGTVRSSWHAVKQSLQISVKSHTQITQRSLPPSVGGDYCVNTFQDLSFIDFSARQTLEAHIRSFRMRMLWGLPRRVLESIEIFNLKGAASESLSHSYLPSSANLISEVDSKSGGLEPLRGSSKPVHQGKAGPTSSAPVLDHSHPATSPIGREGQGTFRQSPSGMNQELAEDVQRIKGARQTLLPVTHGVTGKASQRLSPLGNRYPPKLPARQAEARHEPNGKSVSSRDGVETRQGKKTDKSEPSAASREIFRAKELNALQSKTGNVLTTSKPGNSQMMTKVETTGTTERPPPKRPVPQDPKSSGLKELLFAELKFKLEKSNQSQLQGQPTDRSLASESLTYKASLTHAQGVSTGDMRASQVPRTHLEDRGISMEQQQEPWLPKQVLRRGQDKDFPPAAKTASPLGPKAEELGGGDAGLGTSQHRRKSFFTHNKALEETVGNKSSQTPSQKGQPPPESLFRKKMKHVLQWLRPGTKGKSQENSQEKGSPVSSAQSRGPVKRAALTGMTTAQKTMMVPGKFPEEKPGRWHATDVTCLQEPLPSPRKFGKTQRKAEVLARADPIQGHPSNYRAPTCKVTKKPCRQEVVFAGQSDPANIRRIRDEDGHHQKVVAFRNHLLDQWYPSSVPRREHVPHPSPTCRSQASQGPPATLTTAQGTVFRDLSLLCHQKMLLQHFQRGKLPAPK, from the exons ATGGAGTTCAGCCATTGGAATGTTCTCTCATTTCTGAATAGCCCTATTGAGTTGTGTCTGAGCATCTGCTCAGCATTCTTAGATACTGACCCCAACCTCACCTTCCTGTGTGGGTTGTGGTTGCTGCTTCTGTTCCTGTGCTACCTGGTGGGGATTCCATCTTTATCAACCTTCTGGAAAACCAAAGCTTTCCAAAAG cGTAAGGGCACagccaagaggagaaggaaaggtggAACATCGGGAG GTTGGAGACGTTacaagaaggaaacagaggacatAAGGAAGCTGATTTCCATTCTGAAAAG CCCCTCGGGCCAGCATCACGATACCACCCGCTTTCGTCAACTGTTATGTCCAGACCCCTCCTGTGAGGTGTGTAATAGCATAACTGCGGAGGTCAATCGGCTGCTGTTCCTGGAGGACCTGGAAGATGATAccctctctgtgtcctctttGGCTTCCACAGCTTCTGTGACTGAGTCATCATTcactctgtcctctgccttctcagaaGTCCCTCCAGGAGGCCTAACACCAGCCCCTACACCTGAGCCTTCCCCAACACCCCCCTCCATTCTTTCACCTAACCCAATGACACCCTTAGCTGAGTTTCACTCACCCTCACCAATGGGTCACTCTATGCCACCAGAGTCTTTTCCTTCCTTGGATTCCGAATTCCCAGTGGAccattccccaccccaaccccttgCCTTTCCCCCTCTGCCACCACATGGCACTCAGACAGTGGATCCTTTTCTCCAACCAGAGGCCACTTTGTCTGTGCATACCATCTTCTCTCTTGACTCAACCCTTTCCCAAGATGTCAACCTCTTACCAAATGTGTCCCAGACAATGGATCCCACTGATTCATTGACTTGTCATCACACACCACCAACCCTGTCTGTTTCACCACCACGAGACAGTGCTTTAACTGTGACTCAATCTGATTCACTTTCCACCTTATTGAAGCCTGTGCTGGAGAACTCATCTCCAGATAGCCCTGGTGGGTTGTCTACTTGTGTCCCACCAATCAAAGGCACTGACCCTTCAAGCCTCTCGGTTTCAGAATTCTCCTCGTGGAAAGCTCATGCCAAAGACTTGTTCCCTTCCACTTTGGCACAATGTGATTTCAAACAAGAGTTTCTTGCCCTCCACTCTTCAGGGGGCTTTTTGAGGGGAGACCCTGCCAACAACCTTGTGGAACCTGGTAACCTCCCATTTCTCAGCCCTGATGTCCTGGCACTCTTGGAGAGACAAGTCCAAAAGAGGACTGATTTTCTGATGAGGGGTTCTTTTCCAAAAGAACTTAGGCCAGACTACCAATTAAATTCTTCAGAGCAAATGTTGGAGTCAATTGCTGATAAGCATGACTCAGCATTCTCCCTGCCTTTATGGAACAGCAAAGGGAAACCAAAGGAGCTGCTTGTGCACCAGCAGCCCCCATATCCTAAGGCCTCAGAGGACCATTTACAACAAAAACATGTCCAGCTCTTCTGGGGTCTCCCATCTATGCACAGTGAGTCCTTGGCCCCTGCTGACCATGTCTCAGGTGACTGTTCCTCTATCTTCATTTTCACTACAATATTTAATGCCTCCACAGCTGAAGAATCCCCAGTACTTTCCCATCCTCTACCTTTGTCCTTGCCTGAGATGCAGCCTCAAGCCTTGCCTCAAACCCTGCCCCAATCCCAGCCCCTACCTCTCAGTCAGGTCCAACCCCAGGCCCACCTTCAGTCCCCACTCCCCATCCTACCATCTGGTCCTCTACCTGAGACCCAGATCTCTGGAGTGTGTTTCCATAGACCCCAGAATGAATCAGAGTCTGTCATCTCATCTGAAATTGAACAACTGGAGTGGAATGTGTTGCAGAAGCAAGAGGAAAGTTTGTGGGGTTTACCCTCCGTGGTCCAAAGATCTAGGGAAGACTTTCGTCCTTCAGCTCCCAGTTCTCCTTACCTCCAGGCCTCCCAGGCCCATGTTTCAACCTCTATCTTTCCTGGAGAGTTTCCTCTCAGTGATGAGCTTCGGGAGAAACTAGACCACCACCTTCGAAAGAGGCTCATCCAACACCGCTGGGGCCTGCCCCGCAGGATCCATGAGTCTCTGTCACTGATGATGCCTCTAAGAGATTTTTCAGAGATTCCTGAGTCAGAGCACAATCATGGACACTCATGTGTCTCTCTGAACAAAAATCTAAATGGTGGACTCAGCCATCCTGGAAGCTTCTGTGAGAGGGGCTCAGAAATGCTTCAGCTAGAGAAGGATGTGGGGAAGGATCAGGGACATAGCTCAGAGAACGGCCCAAAAGCTGATCTGTTGAGTGACCCAGAGAGCTCTTCAGATAATGATCTGGGCTGTGACTCTGAGAAAGACCTAACTAGTCACATGGCGAGTCTGTCAGGGAAAAATTCAAGGGCCTCAAGTGCGAGTCTAGatcagaaacaatttaaaaatgtcctAGAAGTACAGTTGAGCAAGAACTTTGAGGAAATCAATGAGGGTCAGCTCCCTGGGACTGTGCGTAGTTCATGGCATGCTGTCAAGCAATCACTGCAGATTTCTGTGAAATCCCACACCCAAATAACACAGAGGAGTTTGCCACCATCAGTGGGTGGGGACTACTGCGTGAATACCTTCCAGGACCTTTCCTTCATTGATTTCAGTGCACGACAGACGCTGGAAGCCCATATTAGAAGCTTTCGTatgaggatgctgtggggccttcCCCGCAGGGTCCTTGAATCCATAGAGATCTTTAATTTGAAAGGTGCAGCATCCGAGTCCTTGTCCCATTCCTACCTTCCCTCCTCAGCCAACCTGATTTCTGAGGTGGACTCCAAATCTGGGGGCCTTGAGCCCCTTAGAGGGAGCTCTAAACCTGTTCATCAAGGCAAAGCAGGACCAACAAGTTCAGCTCCTGTCCTGGATCATTCTCACCCTGCCACCTCACCTATAGGCAGGGAAGGACAGGGGACCTTTAGACAATCACCCTCTGGTATGAACCAAGAGCTTGCAGAGGATGTTCAGCGAATTAAGGGTGCCAGACAGACTCTTCTGCCTGTCACACACGGCGTCACAGGCAAAGCCAGTCAGAGACTTTCTCCCCTAGGGAACAGATACCCCCCAAAGCTGCCTGCAAGGCAAGCTGAGGCCAGACATGAGCCAAACGGGAAGAGTGTGAGTTCCAGGGATGGAGTAGAAACAAGACAGGGCAAAAAGACAGATAAGTCTGAACCTTCAGCTGCATCCAGGGAGATATTCAGGGCCAAGGAGCTCAATGCTCTTCAGTCAAAAACTGGCAACGTCTTGACAACCAGCAAGCCAGGAAACTCCCAAATGATGACTAAAGTAGAAACTACCGGGACCACTGAAAGGCCTCCACCAAAAAGACCAGTTCCCCAAGATCCTAAATCATCAGGCCTTAAAGAACTGCTGTTTGCTGAATTAAAGTTTAAACTAGAGAAGAGCAATCAGAGCCAGCTCCAAGGCCAACCCACTGATAGGTCCCTTGCCTCAGAGAGCTTGACTTACAAGGCGTCACTGACTCATGCCCAGGGTGTCTCCACTGGGGACATGAGAGCTTCCCAGGTACCGCGTACCCATTTGGAGGACAGAGGAATCAGcatggagcagcagcaggagccttGGCTCCCGAAGCAAGTCTTAAGGAGGGGCCAGGATAAGGATTTCCCACCAGCTGCGAAGACAGCGAGCCCTCTGGGCCCCAAGGCAGAAGAGCTTGGTGGAGGGGATGCAGGGTTGGGGACATCCCAACATAGAAGGAAGAGCTTCTTTACTCACAACAAGGCATTAGAGGAGACGGTTGGGAACAAGTCTTCCCAGACCCCATCACAGAAGGGACAGCCTCCTCCTGAAAGCCTCTTCAGGAAAAAGATGAAGCACGTTTTGCAATGGCTTCGTCCCGGGACAAAAGGCAAAAGCCAAGAAAATTCCCAGGAAAAGGGCAGCCCCGTGTCATCGGCGCAGAGCAGGGGCCCAGTTAAGAGAGCTGCCCTTACTGGGATGACCACAGCTCAGAAGACCATGATGGTTCCTGGGAAGTTCCCAGAGGAGAAACCGGGGCGTTGGCATGCAACAGATGTCACCTGCCTTCAAGagccccttccttccccaaggaagttTGGGAAAACTCAGCGGAAGGCAGAAGTGCTGGCTCGGGCAGATCCCATCCAGGGACATCCTTCCAACTACAGGGCTCCCACCTGTAAAGTGACAAAAAAGCCCTGCCGCCAAGAAGTTGTCTTTGCTGGCCAGAGTGATCCTGCAAATATTAGACGGATAAGAGATGAGGACGGACACCACCAGAAAGTTGTGGCCTTTAGGAACCATCTATTAGATCAGTGGTATCCCTCATCTGTGCCCCGCAGGGAACATGTGCCCCATCCAAGCCCCACCTGCAGGAGCCAAGCCAGCCAGGGCCCTCCAgccactctcaccactgctcAAGGCACGGTGTTCAGAGACCTGTCTCTGCTATGTCACCAGAAAATGCTTCTCCAGCATTTCCAGAGAGGAAAGCTTCCTGCCCCCAAATAA